From one Gracilibacillus salinarum genomic stretch:
- a CDS encoding DUF6440 family protein — MFNKKDDNRFDEKLIQTSQQGSLISIWVDRQTGVNYLYTWSAQGCALTPLLDENGKVIVEQIEAN, encoded by the coding sequence ATGTTCAATAAAAAAGATGATAACCGTTTTGATGAAAAGTTGATACAAACTTCTCAACAGGGGAGCCTCATATCTATATGGGTTGATCGCCAAACAGGTGTTAACTATTTATACACATGGAGTGCGCAAGGGTGCGCTCTCACACCATTGTTAGATGAGAATGGTAAAGTAATAGTGGAACAGATAGAAGCTAATTAA
- a CDS encoding TetR/AcrR family transcriptional regulator yields MNNEEKNTFVMDQITEATIKLLKEYRLSQITISQITTKAQVSRNSFYRNYVDKEDILLKHINHLISRWDADYQLVNNESNAELFGSLFKHLKEHSDFYLMLKKQNLFHLFLSVFIELYGAKTEHDNMAAYVTSFITYGTYGWIEEWIGRGMQESAESMSALLSSHGMK; encoded by the coding sequence ATGAATAACGAAGAAAAAAATACGTTTGTAATGGACCAGATTACCGAAGCTACCATAAAACTATTAAAGGAATATCGACTTTCTCAAATAACAATAAGTCAAATAACCACCAAAGCGCAGGTGAGCAGAAATTCTTTCTACCGGAATTATGTCGATAAAGAGGATATCTTACTAAAACATATTAACCATCTAATTTCGAGGTGGGATGCGGATTATCAACTAGTAAATAATGAATCTAATGCAGAACTGTTTGGCAGCTTGTTTAAACACTTAAAAGAACATAGCGATTTTTATCTTATGTTAAAAAAACAAAATTTATTTCATCTGTTTTTAAGCGTTTTTATCGAGCTTTATGGTGCCAAAACCGAACATGACAATATGGCTGCCTATGTTACATCTTTTATAACCTATGGAACGTACGGCTGGATTGAAGAGTGGATTGGTCGAGGTATGCAAGAATCAGCCGAATCTATGTCGGCACTCCTTTCGTCACATGGGATGAAATAA
- a CDS encoding PadR family transcriptional regulator: MYKRPDMPQYPFLKGQGHFYHHGVFKGDRFDAEFGMENGNFDGQGGPHIFAGKESDGDNSGERFFGRGDLKIVLLKLLQEQSRHGYGLIKELEERFKGFYSPSPGSVYPILQMLEDQDLVNVIKEGRKKVYHLTDEGQAFLKKNQDEDPFTSRMNLLENVNLDEIQTLRSDIQGLFHEFFKVGRQAIEKPEKKEQLQKLLEKTRAELLKIGDDEEKNSDGQ; encoded by the coding sequence ATGTACAAAAGACCCGATATGCCCCAATATCCTTTTTTAAAAGGACAAGGTCATTTTTATCATCATGGTGTTTTTAAAGGCGACAGATTCGACGCGGAATTTGGGATGGAAAACGGTAATTTTGACGGGCAAGGCGGACCTCATATATTCGCAGGCAAAGAATCTGATGGGGATAATAGTGGTGAACGGTTTTTCGGGCGTGGTGATCTCAAGATTGTCTTATTAAAATTGTTACAAGAACAATCAAGACATGGATATGGATTAATTAAAGAGCTTGAGGAAAGGTTTAAGGGGTTTTATTCGCCTAGTCCTGGTTCCGTTTATCCTATTCTACAGATGCTTGAGGATCAAGATCTAGTTAATGTAATCAAAGAGGGGCGGAAAAAAGTTTATCATCTTACAGATGAGGGGCAAGCCTTTTTGAAAAAAAACCAAGATGAAGATCCTTTCACCTCAAGGATGAATTTGCTTGAAAATGTGAATCTAGACGAAATTCAGACTTTAAGATCTGACATTCAGGGTTTATTCCATGAATTTTTCAAGGTGGGCCGTCAAGCTATAGAAAAGCCTGAAAAAAAGGAACAACTACAAAAGCTTCTCGAAAAAACACGGGCAGAGCTTTTGAAAATAGGTGATGACGAAGAGAAAAACTCAGATGGACAATAA
- a CDS encoding LysR family transcriptional regulator gives MELRQLNTFNTVATTLNFSRAAEALNYVPSNVTMQIKALEEELDVRLFDRLGKQLVLTTAGKRFLTHVQDILNKLDEARSVVHDNEILSGTLTISANEVVCAYRLPDVFKLFRSRYPGVRLIFRSVPNLQLKQTLLEGTSDVTFILDEHIKSTGLAVEPLTEENFRFFVAPDHPLANQTTLQLEDFYGEVFLINEKGCPYRTMFDRTFNNGDIDSISPLEFQSAEAIKQCAMSGIGIAFLPKIVTAVEVERGDLVALPWRFPNLDVYTHMAWHKDKWLSPIILSFIEAAREVLAKEDNVSKWSAN, from the coding sequence GTGGAATTGCGCCAGCTGAATACGTTCAACACAGTGGCAACAACATTAAATTTCAGTCGAGCTGCTGAAGCACTAAACTACGTCCCCTCCAATGTCACGATGCAAATAAAAGCATTGGAGGAAGAACTAGATGTTCGTCTCTTTGATCGTTTGGGAAAGCAGCTTGTTCTCACAACTGCGGGCAAACGTTTTTTAACTCACGTCCAGGATATTCTAAACAAATTGGACGAAGCTCGCAGCGTTGTTCATGACAATGAAATTTTAAGTGGTACCTTAACGATTAGTGCTAACGAAGTTGTTTGCGCCTATCGACTTCCAGATGTCTTTAAGCTTTTTCGTTCGCGGTATCCGGGTGTTCGTCTTATCTTTCGTTCAGTTCCAAATCTGCAACTCAAACAAACACTCTTAGAGGGAACCTCAGATGTCACCTTTATACTCGACGAACACATTAAATCAACAGGACTTGCAGTGGAGCCATTGACAGAAGAAAATTTTCGCTTTTTCGTTGCTCCAGACCATCCACTTGCTAACCAAACGACATTACAGCTTGAAGATTTTTATGGTGAAGTCTTCCTGATTAACGAAAAGGGTTGTCCCTATCGAACAATGTTTGATCGAACGTTTAATAATGGAGACATTGATAGTATTTCACCTTTAGAGTTTCAAAGTGCAGAAGCCATTAAACAATGCGCAATGTCAGGAATCGGAATTGCCTTTCTTCCGAAAATAGTAACCGCAGTCGAAGTGGAACGTGGCGATCTTGTTGCTCTTCCATGGCGGTTTCCAAACTTGGATGTGTATACACATATGGCATGGCATAAAGACAAATGGCTTTCACCGATTATATTATCTTTCATTGAAGCAGCAAGAGAGGTACTAGCTAAAGAAGACAATGTGTCAAAATGGTCTGCTAATTAA
- a CDS encoding lysozyme inhibitor LprI family protein — protein sequence MKKYTSIFILVCLMMLAACDDSSAEASNNGDSQLHHSSNREIASKEDATETNKSADQESEEVEQTPADDTEGQLKETYLNKLNETTKKTENIEATDSSTYALKDVAHKQYETWDKLLNEIYGVLAEQLAAEEMTQLREAQRDWIAVRDETAKEASLKYEGGTMEQLEYVTVLADLTKDRCYELVEGYME from the coding sequence ATGAAAAAGTATACATCTATTTTTATTTTGGTGTGCCTGATGATGCTGGCAGCTTGCGATGATTCATCAGCCGAAGCGAGTAATAATGGAGACAGCCAATTACATCATAGTTCCAATAGAGAAATCGCTAGTAAGGAAGATGCAACAGAAACGAATAAGAGTGCCGATCAGGAATCAGAAGAAGTGGAACAAACACCGGCTGACGATACAGAGGGCCAGCTAAAAGAAACATACCTGAACAAATTGAACGAGACAACGAAAAAAACAGAAAATATCGAAGCAACGGACAGTTCTACCTATGCTTTAAAGGATGTCGCACATAAACAGTATGAGACGTGGGATAAATTATTAAACGAGATTTATGGCGTTTTGGCAGAACAGCTAGCTGCTGAAGAGATGACACAATTAAGAGAGGCACAGCGTGATTGGATAGCAGTTAGAGATGAAACGGCGAAGGAAGCGTCACTGAAGTATGAGGGTGGTACGATGGAGCAATTGGAGTATGTGACGGTTCTTGCAGATCTGACAAAAGATAGATGTTATGAGCTTGTTGAAGGATATATGGAATAG
- a CDS encoding UvrD-helicase domain-containing protein, with translation MNTPDFSTLTPYELGETNDQEAIPFLLTYLQEGKDNEKRLAASAIEKLAKPFSTACKQALPFLLQNLSSEKSQVRQYTLKAIHALPLNIDEITEQDVALMASIQEQDPKDYNQSIAAHIAKKWSALIASGTPSSLPTFPVGASKKEIAKAPIADSKTTVELVADDEPDRYYFRALEQEGIKLNQPQLDAVRHFQGSCLVLAGAGSGKTRVLSTRAGYLISVHKVNPKQILLLTFTKKAAGEMKERMSGLPGLTPAMAGRMTSGTYHSIFLKILRSQGDTRRIITAEKHQHTSLKIIMKEMGIDDYEPESLLEILSHHKNNMTPVEEIPVHSANDKEVKDILQRYEQMKRANGFMDFDDILLDAYFFLQQHPNYLSLLQQRFAFVLCDEWQDTNPIQYQLVRMIAKPQNHLFVVGDDDQTIYEFNGADSSIILNFTKDYPKAETFHLPINYRSTTSIVGLANKVIAFNNKRYQKKLTATKESSHAPSFIRPDSSDEEAEIIIENMLLAVQQGKRQFSDYAILYRTHSYNRAIFDQLVLKEIPFITYGNANTFYEQSIVKPVIDHLRVAMDGTDIEAVQGLLPSLYLNRERVTSFIQQKEQANPKKRVLMHAIDYPNLKAFQKAQIVDRIKLIQKLKEMKPVQAVRAIRTVYDKYIEANPRKNMTVHKEMLKETLLEIESAAKRFDTIAAFLAFVDEIIAKNKRMEEIRKDPEADAIRLMTIHKAKGLEFPVVYLIGASEKILPHSSVTDDEGIEGERRLAYVAITRAEQVLYVSSPATYRGGKADVSRFMKEVFSNQEQQAQRKRVAINKKPASPKENKSTSTVTKQTATVLAWDCTSTSCPAWVRITSHEESLLEEKQCPVCGEVMEKGEKEVTVKR, from the coding sequence TTGAACACACCAGATTTTTCTACATTAACACCATATGAATTAGGAGAAACGAACGATCAGGAAGCGATTCCCTTTCTATTAACCTATTTACAAGAAGGAAAAGACAATGAAAAGAGATTAGCAGCATCAGCGATTGAAAAGCTCGCCAAGCCATTTTCAACTGCATGTAAGCAGGCTCTTCCTTTTCTTTTGCAAAATCTATCATCGGAAAAGTCTCAAGTACGTCAATACACGTTAAAGGCGATCCATGCGTTACCGTTGAACATAGACGAGATTACCGAACAGGATGTAGCGTTAATGGCATCCATCCAAGAACAAGATCCGAAAGATTACAACCAGTCTATCGCTGCACATATTGCAAAGAAGTGGTCCGCTCTGATAGCAAGCGGGACACCATCTTCGCTGCCTACTTTTCCAGTCGGTGCCAGTAAAAAAGAGATAGCAAAAGCACCAATAGCCGATTCGAAAACAACGGTAGAATTGGTAGCAGACGATGAACCAGACAGATATTATTTCAGGGCTCTCGAGCAGGAAGGTATAAAGTTGAACCAGCCTCAGCTGGATGCGGTTCGCCATTTTCAAGGTTCCTGTTTAGTCTTAGCAGGGGCCGGAAGTGGTAAAACTAGGGTTCTTTCTACAAGAGCTGGCTATTTGATTTCTGTTCATAAGGTCAATCCCAAACAGATCTTGCTGCTGACCTTTACCAAAAAAGCGGCAGGGGAAATGAAAGAAAGAATGTCGGGATTACCTGGCCTTACACCAGCAATGGCAGGCAGGATGACCAGTGGTACCTATCATTCTATCTTCCTCAAAATACTAAGAAGTCAAGGAGATACGAGAAGGATCATAACAGCGGAAAAGCACCAGCACACTTCCTTGAAAATCATAATGAAAGAAATGGGAATCGATGACTATGAGCCAGAGTCTTTACTGGAAATCCTGTCGCATCATAAAAATAACATGACTCCTGTTGAGGAGATCCCGGTTCATTCAGCCAATGACAAGGAAGTAAAAGATATCTTGCAACGATATGAACAAATGAAACGAGCGAATGGCTTTATGGATTTTGACGATATCCTGCTCGATGCTTATTTTTTTCTACAACAGCATCCTAACTATCTATCATTGCTTCAACAAAGATTCGCCTTTGTATTATGTGATGAATGGCAGGACACGAATCCTATCCAATATCAATTGGTGCGGATGATCGCAAAGCCGCAGAATCATTTATTTGTCGTCGGGGATGATGATCAAACCATCTATGAATTCAATGGTGCCGATTCCTCGATCATTTTAAACTTTACGAAGGATTATCCGAAAGCAGAAACGTTTCATTTACCTATCAATTACCGTTCGACAACCAGTATTGTCGGGCTAGCAAACAAAGTCATCGCGTTTAACAACAAGCGGTATCAAAAAAAGTTAACCGCAACAAAAGAAAGCAGCCATGCCCCTAGCTTTATCCGGCCAGATTCATCGGATGAAGAGGCAGAAATTATTATCGAGAACATGCTGCTTGCTGTGCAACAAGGAAAGCGTCAATTCAGCGATTATGCGATCCTTTACCGCACCCATAGTTACAACCGTGCCATTTTTGATCAATTGGTGTTAAAGGAGATCCCTTTTATTACGTATGGGAATGCCAATACTTTCTATGAACAATCGATTGTGAAGCCGGTCATTGATCACTTACGAGTAGCCATGGATGGTACAGATATCGAAGCGGTCCAGGGATTGTTACCTTCTCTCTATTTGAATCGCGAGAGAGTGACCAGCTTTATTCAACAAAAAGAACAAGCAAATCCTAAGAAAAGGGTATTAATGCATGCGATCGATTATCCAAACTTAAAAGCATTTCAAAAGGCTCAGATTGTTGACCGGATCAAGCTTATCCAGAAATTGAAAGAGATGAAGCCCGTGCAGGCAGTCCGAGCAATCCGTACCGTATATGACAAGTATATAGAAGCCAATCCGCGCAAGAACATGACCGTTCATAAAGAAATGCTGAAGGAAACCTTGTTGGAAATCGAATCCGCAGCAAAACGTTTTGACACGATTGCCGCTTTTTTAGCCTTTGTAGATGAAATTATCGCAAAGAACAAGCGGATGGAAGAAATCCGCAAAGACCCTGAAGCAGACGCCATTCGACTGATGACGATTCATAAAGCGAAAGGATTAGAATTCCCTGTTGTCTATCTGATAGGCGCTTCTGAAAAAATCTTACCACACAGCTCTGTCACGGACGACGAGGGCATCGAAGGAGAACGGCGCCTTGCTTATGTAGCCATCACCAGAGCAGAACAAGTATTATATGTCAGTTCACCCGCTACCTATAGAGGTGGTAAAGCAGATGTGTCCAGATTTATGAAGGAAGTATTCTCGAATCAGGAACAACAAGCTCAGAGAAAAAGGGTGGCCATTAACAAAAAGCCTGCCTCACCGAAAGAGAATAAATCGACGAGTACGGTAACGAAACAAACCGCAACGGTATTAGCATGGGATTGCACAAGTACCTCCTGTCCTGCCTGGGTACGGATTACGTCACATGAAGAGAGCCTACTGGAAGAAAAGCAGTGCCCGGTTTGTGGTGAGGTGATGGAGAAGGGGGAAAAAGAGGTGACGGTGAAGCGGTAG
- a CDS encoding alpha/beta fold hydrolase has product MDQYEIFNLGDITLQQGRTLPNAFLAYKTYGELNESKDNVVIYHTAFGDQHVNNEWLIGDGMALDPQKYFIIVPNLIGNGLSSSPSNTPAPFDKANFPQVTIYDNVQLQYRLVTEKFGIQKIALVVGWSMGGLQAFQWGTSYPDMVDRIASFCGNAKTWPQTYVVLDGMKAALMASIGSDPAKINQLSSEDMRAVGRVYAGWGLSQTFYKEELYREMGFEELEDFMIGVWENSFMNMDPHNVLAMLWTGQHADISANAAFDGAFDEALKSIKAITCIMPGSTDLFCTAESNEYESKLVPKAEYLPIKSVWGHFAGRGINSTDNACINENLKRLLKQVGCL; this is encoded by the coding sequence ATGGATCAGTATGAGATTTTTAATTTAGGTGATATAACCCTGCAACAAGGGAGGACGTTACCAAACGCATTCCTTGCTTACAAGACTTATGGGGAATTGAATGAAAGTAAAGATAATGTTGTCATTTACCACACCGCTTTTGGTGATCAGCATGTTAATAATGAATGGTTGATTGGAGACGGTATGGCACTAGATCCGCAAAAATATTTTATTATCGTTCCAAATCTAATAGGGAACGGCTTATCTTCGTCTCCAAGCAATACTCCTGCACCATTCGATAAAGCTAATTTTCCTCAGGTAACCATCTATGACAACGTTCAATTGCAATATCGGCTGGTGACTGAGAAATTCGGCATTCAGAAAATCGCTCTTGTAGTTGGATGGTCAATGGGAGGTCTTCAAGCCTTCCAATGGGGGACCAGTTATCCTGACATGGTGGATCGAATTGCCTCTTTCTGTGGAAATGCAAAGACTTGGCCGCAAACCTATGTGGTCCTCGATGGTATGAAGGCTGCGCTCATGGCTTCCATTGGCTCGGACCCTGCTAAAATAAATCAGTTGTCTTCTGAAGACATGCGTGCAGTGGGCCGTGTCTATGCCGGATGGGGATTATCACAAACCTTTTATAAAGAGGAGCTTTATCGTGAAATGGGATTCGAGGAATTGGAAGATTTTATGATCGGAGTTTGGGAAAATAGCTTTATGAATATGGATCCCCACAATGTTCTAGCCATGTTATGGACAGGCCAGCATGCAGATATTAGTGCAAACGCAGCATTTGATGGAGCGTTTGATGAGGCGCTCAAAAGCATTAAAGCGATTACCTGTATCATGCCAGGAAGTACCGATCTCTTCTGTACAGCAGAAAGTAATGAATATGAATCCAAGCTTGTGCCTAAAGCTGAATATCTACCTATCAAATCCGTATGGGGTCATTTTGCCGGTCGTGGAATTAACAGTACCGACAATGCATGTATTAATGAGAATCTAAAACGTTTATTGAAACAGGTAGGCTGTTTGTGA